A section of the Brevundimonas sp. AJA228-03 genome encodes:
- a CDS encoding GDSL-type esterase/lipase family protein encodes MSSIIGARHPQRVWTLVLSLLAASIGSAAMAQTPEPFASTRPTARIEYWQQRLNEIEARLSDPASLAPIRLVFLGDSITDFWTMAENPWFPGTTGGRAVWTGTFGGADSAYLALNMGISGDRTEHVLQRILPKGEGGLGELDRPDLDPEVIVLLIGINNSWAAEDPAVSSIFEGVRAVVEAVHARKPRAVIVLQSLLPTNETDRNENVVKPVNAALAAFASESPQTAYVRYLDLYPTFLTPDGQQNRAFFMDAVHPDEDGYRAWRDRLVPFLDDLRQ; translated from the coding sequence ATGTCGAGCATCATCGGGGCACGCCACCCCCAACGCGTCTGGACCCTGGTTCTGTCGCTTCTGGCAGCCTCCATCGGCAGCGCCGCGATGGCCCAGACGCCCGAGCCGTTTGCCTCGACCCGGCCGACGGCCCGGATCGAATACTGGCAGCAGCGGCTCAACGAGATCGAGGCCCGGCTGTCGGATCCGGCCAGTCTCGCGCCGATCCGGCTGGTCTTCCTCGGCGACTCGATCACCGATTTCTGGACCATGGCCGAGAACCCCTGGTTCCCGGGCACCACGGGAGGACGGGCGGTCTGGACCGGGACGTTCGGCGGCGCGGACAGCGCATACCTCGCCCTCAACATGGGCATCTCCGGCGACCGGACCGAGCACGTGCTCCAGCGCATTCTGCCGAAAGGCGAGGGCGGTCTGGGGGAACTGGATCGACCGGACCTCGATCCCGAGGTCATCGTACTGCTCATCGGCATCAACAACAGCTGGGCCGCCGAGGATCCCGCCGTCTCCAGCATCTTCGAAGGCGTCCGCGCCGTCGTGGAGGCCGTGCATGCCCGCAAACCGCGTGCGGTGATCGTTCTCCAGTCGCTGCTGCCGACCAACGAGACCGATCGGAACGAAAACGTCGTGAAGCCGGTCAATGCGGCGCTCGCCGCCTTCGCCTCCGAAAGCCCACAGACCGCCTACGTCCGCTATCTCGACCTGTATCCGACCTTTCTGACCCCGGACGGTCAGCAGAACCGGGCCTTCTTCATGGACGCGGTGCATCCGGACGAGGATGGCTATCGCGCC
- a CDS encoding L-threonylcarbamoyladenylate synthase, whose product MTEGPDAAVAALRAGQLVILPTETVYGLAADAGNADAVARIFEAKGRPRFNPLIAHIADVGAAGAIAVFDDAARKLATAFWPGPLTIVAPVRPGDRVCDLARAGLDSVAVRVPGHPLARALLRAFGGPVVAPSANRSGRPSPTTFADAVEETGASAAAALDGGPCSVGVESTVVSVLGGRVALLRPGAVTRDQIEALVGPLETSDHGHRSPGRLTTHYAPDAPVRIDALDGPRPGEILLGFGPGVGEARWSLSVSGDPREAAANLFRLLREADREHPAGIAVASVPMAGLGEAINDRLRRAAGFVG is encoded by the coding sequence CTGACCGAAGGTCCGGACGCGGCCGTCGCGGCGCTACGGGCCGGGCAGCTCGTGATCCTGCCGACCGAGACCGTCTATGGGCTGGCGGCCGATGCCGGCAACGCCGACGCCGTCGCCCGGATCTTCGAGGCCAAGGGCCGACCCCGGTTCAACCCCCTGATCGCCCATATCGCGGATGTCGGGGCGGCCGGGGCCATCGCCGTGTTCGACGATGCGGCGCGGAAGCTGGCCACCGCCTTCTGGCCGGGCCCCCTGACGATCGTGGCTCCGGTTCGGCCAGGCGACCGGGTCTGCGACCTTGCCAGGGCCGGGCTGGACAGCGTCGCGGTGCGGGTGCCGGGCCATCCGCTCGCCCGGGCGCTGCTGCGGGCCTTCGGTGGCCCCGTCGTCGCGCCCTCGGCCAACCGCTCCGGCCGCCCCAGCCCGACCACCTTCGCCGATGCGGTGGAGGAGACGGGAGCGTCCGCCGCCGCTGCTCTCGACGGAGGCCCCTGCTCCGTAGGGGTCGAGAGCACGGTGGTCTCGGTGCTGGGCGGCCGCGTCGCCCTGCTGCGCCCCGGGGCCGTGACCCGCGATCAGATCGAGGCCCTGGTCGGGCCGCTGGAGACCAGCGACCACGGCCACCGCTCCCCCGGGCGCCTGACCACCCACTACGCCCCCGACGCCCCCGTCCGGATAGACGCATTGGATGGCCCCCGCCCCGGCGAGATACTGCTGGGCTTCGGCCCGGGTGTAGGGGAGGCCCGCTGGAGCCTGAGCGTATCGGGCGACCCGCGCGAGGCCGCCGCCAACCTGTTCCGCCTGCTGCGCGAGGCGGACCGCGAGCACCCTGCGGGCATCGCCGTCGCCTCCGTGCCGATGGCGGGGCTGGGTGAGGCGATCAACGACCGACTGCGGCGGGCGGCGGGGTTTGTGGGGTAG
- a CDS encoding YceI family protein, with product MIRRRSLSALVLLAAAVAALDGPPVLAQVSRWVAVPAQSSITMRVASPLGLRRGRFERWNADVRFDPEAPETARVAVTVEAASLRMDNAALTRPAIGPGLLDTERFPDIRFQLTSLRRLDGERFTAEADVTMKGVTRPVSFPVTLRSDGRTAQMTGGFSLDRAAYGIGTQGTWNRLIGRQVRVDVSLATRSA from the coding sequence ATGATCCGCCGTCGGTCCCTGTCGGCTCTGGTCCTGCTCGCAGCAGCGGTCGCCGCCCTCGACGGTCCGCCGGTCCTGGCCCAGGTCAGCCGGTGGGTCGCCGTGCCCGCGCAGTCCAGCATCACGATGCGGGTCGCCAGTCCGCTGGGCCTGCGTCGCGGCCGATTCGAGCGCTGGAATGCCGACGTGCGCTTCGACCCCGAAGCGCCGGAGACGGCGCGCGTCGCCGTCACGGTCGAAGCCGCGTCCCTGCGCATGGACAATGCCGCCCTGACCCGCCCGGCCATCGGTCCCGGCCTGCTCGACACCGAACGCTTTCCCGACATCCGCTTTCAACTGACGTCGCTGCGGCGTCTGGACGGCGAGCGGTTCACGGCCGAGGCGGATGTGACCATGAAGGGTGTGACCCGTCCGGTCAGCTTCCCGGTGACCTTGCGCAGCGATGGCCGGACGGCGCAGATGACCGGCGGCTTCTCGCTGGACCGGGCCGCCTACGGAATTGGAACGCAGGGAACGTGGAACAGGCTGATCGGCCGACAGGTGCGGGTGGACGTCTCGCTGGCGACACGGTCCGCCTGA
- a CDS encoding cytochrome b, with protein MAEPRNRYSIVSLIFHWGLALLVLTQVLLIAAHEATEGPQSRQFVVLHKEIGLTILLLTLARIGWRIANPALPMPPGTPQWQKIAARGTHVLFYVLLIGLPLGGWAASSAAGRDISYFGLFNWPLLPLPQSRDLAGTFMDMHELGVKFLYVLLALHVLAALKHQFIDRDNVLHRMVPFIPRRP; from the coding sequence ATGGCCGAGCCACGCAATCGCTATTCGATCGTATCGCTGATCTTCCACTGGGGCCTGGCCCTGCTGGTGCTCACGCAGGTCCTGCTGATCGCCGCGCACGAGGCCACAGAGGGTCCGCAATCGCGCCAGTTCGTGGTCCTGCACAAGGAGATCGGCCTGACCATCCTGCTGCTGACCCTGGCCCGAATCGGCTGGCGGATCGCCAATCCCGCCCTGCCCATGCCGCCCGGAACGCCTCAGTGGCAGAAGATCGCGGCGCGGGGCACGCATGTGCTGTTCTACGTCCTGCTGATCGGCCTGCCGCTGGGCGGCTGGGCGGCGTCCAGCGCGGCCGGGCGAGATATCAGCTATTTCGGCCTGTTCAACTGGCCCCTGCTGCCGCTGCCGCAGAGCCGTGATCTGGCGGGCACCTTCATGGACATGCACGAGCTTGGGGTGAAGTTCCTGTACGTCCTGCTGGCTCTGCACGTGCTGGCGGCGCTGAAGCACCAGTTCATCGATCGCGACAATGTGCTGCACCGCATGGTGCCGTTCATTCCGCGCCGTCCCTAG
- a CDS encoding acyl-CoA dehydrogenase gives MTYRAPVRDLAFSLTAVAGIDDLAATGAFPDYDGDVLTAVLEAAGQFSEEVLAPLNRPGDLAGAKYANGAVTAAPGFADAYRQFAAGGWTGLAAPASAGGQALPKALELAAYETVHAANMAFGLCPMLSLAAIEAIEAHGTEHQKTAYLPRMVSGEWTGAMCLTEPQAGSDLGALTSTATPNGDGTYSLTGQKIYITWGDHDATDNIVHLVLARLPDAPAGPKGISLFLANKYLVKDDGTLGDRNAFRPVGIEHKLGIHASPTCVMQYEGATGELVGRPNEGLAHMFTMMNAARVGVGMEGVGIADRAYQHALAYALDRRQGRSVWSGEAGAPIFDHPDVRRTLSVMKARIEAARAICLSTGVAADMARHAATPELRAHWKGREDLLTPIAKAWSTDAGVEIASQGVQIHGGMGFVEETGAAQFYRDARIAPIYEGTNGIQAMDLVGRKLSQDGGASAKAVIAEMKATLRALGGLYSGKPVERFRTAIEAVEDATLWILDRKADPAGAADVLAAADAYLKLMGDVIGGWMLARGALAARSKLNAGDGDPAWLEGKIALYEVYAANILGHASSRLAAVGQGGDLLQRLDRGALGV, from the coding sequence ATGACCTATCGTGCCCCCGTCCGCGACCTGGCCTTCAGCCTGACCGCCGTCGCCGGCATCGACGACCTGGCCGCCACCGGGGCCTTTCCCGACTATGACGGCGATGTGCTGACCGCCGTGCTGGAAGCGGCCGGCCAGTTCTCCGAGGAAGTCCTGGCTCCGCTGAACCGGCCCGGCGATCTGGCCGGGGCGAAATATGCGAACGGGGCGGTCACGGCCGCGCCGGGATTCGCCGACGCCTATCGCCAGTTCGCGGCGGGCGGCTGGACCGGTCTGGCGGCGCCCGCCTCGGCCGGGGGGCAGGCCCTGCCCAAGGCGCTGGAGCTGGCGGCCTATGAGACCGTGCACGCCGCCAATATGGCGTTCGGCCTGTGCCCCATGCTGTCGCTGGCGGCCATCGAGGCCATCGAGGCGCACGGCACCGAGCATCAGAAGACCGCCTATCTGCCGCGCATGGTCAGTGGCGAATGGACCGGGGCCATGTGCCTGACCGAGCCCCAGGCCGGGTCGGACCTGGGGGCGCTGACGTCCACCGCCACGCCGAACGGCGACGGGACGTACAGCCTGACCGGCCAGAAGATCTACATCACCTGGGGCGACCACGACGCGACGGACAACATCGTCCACCTGGTCCTGGCCCGGCTGCCCGATGCGCCCGCCGGACCCAAGGGCATCAGCCTGTTCCTGGCCAACAAGTATCTGGTCAAGGACGACGGCACCCTGGGCGACCGTAATGCCTTCCGGCCCGTCGGCATCGAGCACAAGCTGGGCATCCACGCCTCGCCCACCTGCGTGATGCAGTACGAGGGGGCGACGGGCGAACTGGTCGGGCGACCGAACGAGGGCCTGGCCCATATGTTCACCATGATGAATGCGGCGCGGGTGGGAGTTGGCATGGAGGGGGTCGGCATCGCCGATCGGGCCTACCAGCACGCCCTGGCCTATGCCCTGGACCGGCGTCAGGGACGATCGGTCTGGTCCGGCGAGGCCGGAGCCCCGATCTTCGATCATCCGGACGTGCGCCGCACCCTGTCGGTCATGAAGGCCCGGATCGAGGCAGCGCGGGCCATCTGCCTGTCCACCGGCGTGGCCGCCGACATGGCCCGCCATGCCGCGACGCCCGAACTGCGCGCCCACTGGAAGGGCCGCGAGGACCTGCTGACCCCCATCGCCAAGGCCTGGTCGACGGACGCCGGGGTCGAGATCGCCTCGCAGGGGGTGCAGATCCATGGCGGCATGGGCTTCGTCGAGGAAACCGGCGCGGCCCAGTTCTATCGCGATGCCCGGATCGCCCCGATCTATGAGGGCACCAACGGCATCCAGGCCATGGACCTGGTCGGTCGCAAGCTGTCGCAGGACGGCGGGGCCTCGGCCAAGGCCGTGATCGCCGAGATGAAGGCCACGCTGAGGGCGCTCGGCGGCCTCTATTCCGGCAAGCCGGTCGAGCGGTTCAGGACGGCGATCGAAGCGGTCGAGGACGCCACCCTGTGGATTCTGGACCGCAAGGCCGATCCGGCCGGGGCCGCCGACGTGCTGGCCGCAGCCGACGCCTATCTGAAGCTGATGGGCGACGTCATCGGCGGCTGGATGCTGGCGAGAGGTGCCCTGGCTGCCAGGTCCAAGCTGAACGCCGGCGACGGCGATCCGGCCTGGCTGGAGGGCAAGATCGCCCTGTACGAAGTTTACGCAGCCAACATCCTGGGTCACGCGTCCAGCCGACTGGCGGCCGTGGGCCAGGGCGGCGACCTGCTGCAGCGCCTGGACCGCGGGGCGCTGGGGGTCTGA
- a CDS encoding hfsB, translated as MVDLTSEMAGLWAALGSAPAHRGRVLQFACASTGEGASTVAREFARLAAVRARKPVWLIDADLTQPCQLEAVAADRDRFGRLGAAVASSPDGSSFYAVSPPVIGRDRKPVAPARLMTARPCLGGRLWVTRFRAELLRSGQRVEALPDHRYWDAMRRHADTIIIDAPAADRSDLSITLAPFVNATVLVVAGEMSGAAEPVILRDEIEAVGGRIAGVVVNRSTYRPPAFLRRLTG; from the coding sequence ATGGTCGATCTCACAAGCGAAATGGCGGGCCTCTGGGCCGCGCTGGGATCGGCTCCCGCCCACCGCGGCCGGGTCCTCCAGTTCGCCTGCGCCAGTACCGGGGAGGGGGCCTCCACCGTCGCGCGCGAGTTCGCCCGGCTGGCGGCCGTGCGGGCGCGAAAGCCCGTCTGGCTGATCGACGCGGACCTGACCCAGCCTTGTCAGCTGGAAGCGGTCGCTGCCGACCGGGACCGCTTCGGGCGTCTGGGGGCCGCAGTGGCATCCTCGCCCGACGGCTCCAGCTTCTATGCCGTCAGCCCGCCGGTGATCGGGCGCGACCGCAAGCCGGTCGCTCCGGCGCGCCTGATGACGGCCCGACCCTGTCTGGGCGGGCGTCTGTGGGTCACGCGGTTCCGGGCCGAGCTGCTGCGCTCGGGTCAGCGCGTCGAGGCCCTTCCCGACCACCGCTACTGGGATGCAATGCGCAGGCACGCCGACACCATCATCATCGATGCACCGGCCGCGGACCGCAGCGACCTGTCGATCACCCTGGCCCCGTTCGTGAATGCGACCGTCCTGGTGGTCGCAGGCGAAATGTCAGGGGCCGCCGAACCCGTGATCCTGCGCGACGAGATCGAGGCGGTCGGCGGCCGCATCGCCGGGGTGGTCGTCAACCGCTCCACCTATCGCCCGCCGGCATTCCTGAGGCGGCTGACGGGGTAA
- a CDS encoding chain-length determining protein encodes MRSTASTTTYVSARPRYGVFDVIGLLFRELALMIVIFLVLFAIGAGVVLTLKKTYTAGASLFVGAGQEYVYQPRVGLGDRQSTPPAPGEVAQAEANIIGSREVKLRAVRALSLEFFHKPGKVSTDPLAKQEGDAIKAINDGLMISTTPQSAIIGLGFESDDADRSARILNAILDQYLIYRREVFQDRSTSAIQSQRRVFEDELADVDAAYEAFLASNDIGDFASTKTALAAVYQSTLTEKLSVENQLNQATRRLQTLEAQQAITPAEVTLQQDLNVSAQDQILQLRTEREQLLARYQPDSQPVQDIEARIAGLQAYVASGTTVGAKEVRLGPNPVWTELETTRITTRAERDSLAARLSSVNRQLAEILDRQAKMTREESENATLASNRDVLTANIRDFQQREAQSRADAGLVRAGADNVRVIERAAAPTRGTSLKLPLMVLAFLFAGFTALCVGLLRVFTRRGLSTPAIVGRTLDMPVLAVAPMKAV; translated from the coding sequence ATGCGTTCGACGGCCAGCACGACGACCTATGTCTCGGCTCGCCCCCGTTACGGGGTGTTCGACGTCATCGGCCTGCTGTTTCGTGAGCTGGCGCTGATGATCGTGATTTTCCTGGTGTTGTTCGCCATCGGAGCCGGCGTGGTCCTGACGCTGAAGAAGACCTATACCGCCGGGGCCAGCCTGTTCGTCGGGGCCGGTCAGGAATACGTCTATCAGCCACGCGTGGGGCTGGGCGACCGTCAGTCGACGCCGCCCGCGCCCGGTGAGGTCGCCCAGGCCGAAGCCAACATCATCGGCAGCCGCGAGGTCAAGCTGCGTGCCGTCCGCGCGCTCAGCCTGGAGTTCTTCCACAAGCCCGGCAAGGTCTCGACCGACCCGCTTGCCAAGCAGGAAGGCGATGCGATCAAGGCCATCAACGACGGTCTCATGATCTCGACCACGCCGCAGAGCGCGATCATCGGCCTGGGCTTCGAAAGCGACGACGCCGACAGGTCGGCCCGCATCCTGAACGCCATTCTCGACCAGTATCTGATCTATCGGCGCGAGGTCTTCCAGGACCGCTCCACGTCCGCGATCCAGTCACAGCGTCGGGTGTTCGAGGACGAACTGGCCGATGTCGATGCGGCCTATGAGGCCTTTCTGGCGTCAAACGACATCGGCGATTTCGCATCGACCAAGACGGCGCTGGCGGCGGTCTATCAGTCGACCCTGACCGAAAAGCTGTCGGTGGAGAACCAGCTGAACCAGGCGACGCGGCGGCTTCAGACCCTGGAGGCGCAACAGGCCATTACGCCGGCGGAAGTGACGCTGCAGCAGGACCTCAATGTCTCGGCCCAGGACCAGATCCTGCAGCTGCGCACCGAGCGGGAACAGCTTCTGGCGCGCTACCAACCCGACAGCCAGCCGGTGCAGGACATCGAGGCGCGGATCGCCGGGCTTCAGGCCTATGTGGCCTCGGGCACCACGGTCGGGGCCAAGGAGGTACGTCTGGGGCCGAATCCGGTCTGGACCGAGCTGGAAACGACCCGGATCACGACCCGGGCCGAACGGGACTCGCTCGCGGCCCGGCTTTCTTCCGTCAATCGCCAACTGGCCGAAATCCTCGACCGTCAGGCGAAGATGACGCGCGAGGAGTCTGAAAATGCAACGCTTGCCTCCAATCGCGACGTCCTGACCGCCAACATCCGCGACTTCCAGCAGCGCGAGGCCCAGAGCCGCGCCGATGCCGGTCTGGTGCGCGCCGGGGCCGACAACGTCCGGGTGATCGAGCGTGCCGCCGCCCCCACACGCGGCACCAGCCTCAAGCTGCCGCTGATGGTACTCGCCTTCCTGTTCGCGGGCTTTACAGCGCTGTGCGTGGGCCTGTTGCGGGTGTTCACGCGCCGGGGTCTGTCGACCCCCGCGATCGTCGGCCGGACGCTGGACATGCCGGTCCTCGCCGTGGCTCCGATGAAGGCGGTCTGA
- a CDS encoding polysaccharide biosynthesis/export family protein — protein sequence MLHRRQILWTLGAAVVAASTAGCASGQSGPPSSRVQTSGFPAIAFADWTDAEPEYLLYPGDEIEVATPTATELTRTIKVGPDGRIALPLIGQAMAADRTLAELEYQLSSAYASQLVRPMVEVTLKTAGPVKVWVAGEVRTPGVYDMNGDMDAYQAIVQAGDFLAGAKPQQVALIRRGPGGIRMMRVVDLRPRRGEVVALRRGDILFVPRSTLGELANFFTQVRAALPVGFNYSINGQYQQF from the coding sequence ATGCTTCATCGGCGACAGATTCTGTGGACCCTGGGCGCGGCAGTGGTCGCCGCGTCGACGGCAGGCTGTGCCAGCGGCCAGAGCGGTCCGCCGTCAAGCCGCGTGCAGACGTCCGGCTTTCCCGCCATCGCCTTCGCCGACTGGACCGACGCGGAGCCTGAATACCTCCTCTATCCCGGAGACGAGATCGAGGTTGCGACGCCGACCGCGACCGAACTGACCCGCACCATCAAGGTCGGACCCGACGGGCGGATCGCCCTGCCCCTGATCGGTCAGGCCATGGCGGCAGACCGGACGCTGGCGGAACTGGAATACCAGTTGTCCAGTGCCTACGCCTCACAACTGGTCCGGCCGATGGTCGAGGTGACGCTGAAGACGGCGGGACCTGTGAAGGTCTGGGTGGCCGGCGAGGTGCGGACGCCCGGCGTCTATGACATGAACGGCGACATGGACGCCTATCAGGCGATCGTCCAGGCCGGTGACTTCCTGGCCGGTGCCAAGCCCCAGCAGGTGGCGCTGATCCGGCGCGGACCGGGCGGCATCCGGATGATGCGTGTCGTGGACCTGAGGCCCCGTCGCGGCGAGGTCGTGGCCCTGCGGCGCGGCGACATCCTGTTCGTGCCACGCTCGACCCTGGGCGAACTGGCCAACTTCTTCACCCAGGTGCGGGCGGCTCTTCCGGTCGGCTTCAACTACTCGATCAACGGGCAGTATCAGCAGTTTTAG
- a CDS encoding NAD(P)-dependent oxidoreductase has product MSLQGKTLFITGASRGIGLAIGLRAARDGANVVIAAKTAEAHKHLPGTIYSAAAEIEAAGGQALPLIVDVRDEASVLAAVEAAVARFGGIDICVNNASAIQLTGTLATDMKRYDLMHQVNARGTFLVSRACIPHLKQAQNPHILALSPPLDLSPRWFGPHVAYTMAKYGMSLAMLGMADEFREDGIACNGLWPRTGIATAAIEFALTGKDGLAHCRTPEIMADAAHAIFTTPSRELTGRFLIDDSFLYERGVRDFEKYSVDPGKPLMPDFFVPADSVPPPGVVVG; this is encoded by the coding sequence ATGTCACTTCAGGGCAAGACGCTGTTCATCACAGGTGCCAGCCGTGGCATCGGACTGGCCATTGGCCTGAGGGCGGCGCGCGACGGGGCCAATGTGGTCATCGCCGCCAAGACCGCCGAGGCGCACAAACACCTGCCGGGCACCATCTACTCCGCCGCCGCAGAGATCGAGGCCGCCGGGGGGCAGGCCCTGCCGCTGATCGTCGACGTCCGCGACGAGGCCTCGGTCCTCGCGGCGGTCGAGGCCGCGGTGGCGCGCTTCGGCGGCATCGACATCTGCGTCAACAATGCCTCGGCCATCCAGCTGACCGGCACCCTGGCCACGGACATGAAACGCTATGACCTGATGCACCAGGTCAACGCCCGCGGGACCTTTCTGGTGTCCAGGGCCTGTATCCCGCACCTGAAACAGGCGCAGAACCCGCACATTCTGGCCCTGTCGCCGCCCCTGGACCTGTCGCCCCGCTGGTTCGGCCCGCATGTGGCCTACACCATGGCCAAATACGGCATGAGCCTGGCCATGCTGGGGATGGCGGATGAGTTCCGGGAGGACGGCATCGCCTGCAACGGCCTGTGGCCCCGCACCGGTATCGCCACCGCCGCCATCGAGTTCGCCCTGACCGGCAAGGACGGACTGGCCCATTGCCGCACGCCCGAGATCATGGCCGACGCCGCCCATGCCATCTTCACCACCCCGTCACGCGAGCTGACCGGCCGGTTCCTGATCGACGACAGCTTCCTGTACGAGCGCGGGGTGCGCGATTTCGAAAAGTATAGCGTCGACCCCGGAAAGCCCCTGATGCCTGACTTCTTCGTCCCGGCGGACAGTGTGCCGCCGCCGGGGGTCGTGGTGGGGTGA
- a CDS encoding enoyl-CoA hydratase-related protein, whose product MSAFEITRDGAVAQLKLSRPEASNALDLSFWRDFGPALRALDATGEVRALVISGEGRNFCAGMDISVFSCGAIMKTDTAAERQAFHQAARELQDTLTMIERVRFPVIAAVQGACVGAGLDLVAACDLRLAAVGAYFRIEEINIGMMADVGSLQRLPYVLPEAVVRELAYLGTSLSAERAERLGFVNAVLPDSGALAAAALEMALAIAAKAPLAISGSKAAVTYARDHTVAEGLEWAAVMQGSIWNTADILAAIQARMMRTSAEFAPLAPLAGFGTAAD is encoded by the coding sequence ATGTCGGCCTTCGAGATCACCCGTGACGGTGCCGTCGCCCAACTGAAGCTCTCGCGGCCCGAGGCGTCCAACGCCCTGGACCTGTCGTTCTGGCGGGATTTCGGACCTGCCCTGAGGGCGCTGGATGCGACGGGCGAGGTCCGCGCCCTGGTCATCTCCGGCGAGGGCCGCAACTTCTGTGCGGGCATGGACATCTCCGTCTTCTCGTGCGGGGCCATTATGAAGACGGACACGGCGGCGGAGCGCCAGGCCTTTCATCAGGCTGCGCGCGAGTTGCAGGACACCCTCACCATGATCGAGCGGGTGCGGTTTCCGGTCATTGCGGCCGTCCAGGGGGCCTGCGTCGGGGCCGGCCTCGACCTTGTCGCCGCCTGTGATCTGCGGCTGGCGGCGGTCGGGGCGTATTTCCGCATCGAGGAGATCAATATCGGCATGATGGCCGACGTCGGCAGCCTGCAGCGGCTCCCGTATGTCCTGCCCGAGGCGGTGGTTCGCGAACTGGCCTATCTGGGCACATCCCTGAGCGCCGAACGGGCCGAGCGGCTGGGCTTCGTCAATGCAGTCCTGCCGGACTCCGGGGCGTTGGCGGCCGCGGCGCTGGAGATGGCGCTGGCCATCGCCGCCAAGGCCCCGCTGGCGATCTCGGGCTCAAAGGCTGCGGTCACCTATGCGCGGGACCACACGGTCGCCGAGGGGCTGGAGTGGGCCGCCGTGATGCAGGGGTCGATCTGGAACACGGCGGACATCCTGGCCGCCATCCAGGCACGCATGATGCGGACCTCCGCCGAATTCGCCCCACTCGCACCTCTTGCCGGCTTCGGCACGGCGGCAGACTGA
- a CDS encoding SEL1-like repeat protein, with protein sequence MNAQETAPELIDTVEAAPLPLPTPDMDGDALFRLGMMYSSGSGGCPMDRVSAHMIFNLAAMKGSIEARVYRREMSEEMERDEIAEAQRAARRYIDAGVVRLAA encoded by the coding sequence ATGAACGCGCAAGAAACCGCGCCGGAACTGATCGACACGGTCGAGGCGGCCCCGCTGCCCCTGCCGACCCCCGACATGGACGGTGACGCTCTGTTCCGTCTGGGCATGATGTATTCGTCCGGATCGGGGGGGTGCCCGATGGACAGGGTCTCGGCCCATATGATCTTCAATCTGGCGGCCATGAAGGGCTCGATCGAAGCCCGGGTCTATCGCCGCGAGATGTCCGAAGAGATGGAACGCGACGAGATCGCCGAAGCCCAGCGCGCCGCCCGCCGCTATATCGACGCTGGCGTGGTCCGTCTCGCGGCCTGA
- a CDS encoding glutathione S-transferase family protein — MTNPIQLWYWPTPNGWKVSIALEEMGLPYEVKAVNIGTGEQFTPEFQAISPNGRMPAIVDPDGPDGQPLSIFESGAILQYLANKSGQFYPTDIRARTEVDQWLFWQVGGLGPMAGQTHHFRQYAPAIIKDQRQIAYGVRRYTDETHRLYGVMDRRLADRDYLAGDYSIADMAAWPWILPEHQGQNMDEFPNLKAWLARVGARPAVIKGRAVGDALRSNLAASGKAAEAARKVLFGQRGR; from the coding sequence ATGACCAACCCGATCCAGCTCTGGTACTGGCCCACGCCCAACGGCTGGAAGGTCTCCATCGCCCTGGAGGAAATGGGGCTGCCCTATGAGGTCAAGGCCGTGAACATCGGCACCGGCGAACAGTTCACGCCGGAGTTCCAGGCCATCAGCCCCAATGGCCGCATGCCCGCCATCGTCGATCCGGACGGTCCCGATGGCCAGCCGCTGTCGATCTTCGAGAGCGGGGCGATCCTGCAGTATCTGGCCAACAAGTCGGGCCAGTTCTATCCGACCGATATCCGGGCCCGCACCGAGGTCGATCAGTGGCTGTTCTGGCAGGTCGGCGGCCTGGGGCCGATGGCGGGTCAGACGCACCACTTCCGCCAATATGCCCCCGCGATCATCAAGGACCAGCGCCAGATCGCCTATGGCGTGCGCCGCTACACCGACGAAACGCATCGTCTGTATGGCGTCATGGACCGTCGGCTGGCGGATCGCGACTATCTGGCGGGCGACTATTCCATCGCCGATATGGCGGCCTGGCCCTGGATCCTGCCGGAGCATCAGGGGCAGAACATGGACGAGTTCCCCAACCTGAAGGCCTGGCTGGCCCGCGTGGGCGCGCGCCCTGCGGTGATCAAGGGCCGCGCCGTCGGCGATGCACTGCGCAGCAATCTGGCCGCATCCGGCAAGGCGGCAGAGGCGGCGCGCAAGGTTCTGTTCGGCCAACGGGGCCGATAG